A window of Thermodesulfovibrionales bacterium genomic DNA:
CCGTCGAAACCGGGGCATTGGGTGTTGGCCTGTTGTTTCCATGGAACAGGGAATATGCGAACAACGAGATCATGCTTTTCAAAGATCTTCATGAGGTCTTGGCTTATATACTGAAGAACCAAGCTCGAAGGATATGAAGAATTTGTCGCTATGGGTTATAAACTCCTGGCGGATACGGTTCTTTTTGTTCATCTTTTATGGATACTCTTTCTCATCTTTGGCGTCTTTTGGGGGATGAAAAATAAGAAGGTAAAGCGTATTCATATTACGGGGTTGACCTTTGCCCTCATTATTCAGGCATTCAACTGGTATTGTCCTTTAACCTATCTCGAGACCTGGCTGAGATCAAAACACGACCCGACCCTGTCGTATACCGGTTCATTCATATCCCACTATGCGGAGAAGATTGTCTATATCGAACTTCCTCCCTCCCTGATTTTCGGCATGACCACGCTCCTGGCCGGCATTACTTCGTGGCTGTACGTGAGAAGGAAGCGACAGATATGACCTTTCATCCTTACCTGACTGGGCATAGGCTCAGGATAACGGTCTCTGCCTCTTTCCCTTTTTTTTCTTGACGTCCTCGAAAATCCTCACCTTTCCGAACTCTCCGTCAAACCCCGGCGCGATATGGACATCACCTGAACGCATTCGGGAGATGGCTTCGGCGATTCGGGAAGAGCCTGCCTTCTCGATCTCCCGGACGGAGCACTCCAACAATATCCTGAATTCATTTCCGAGCCTTTCGAGCAGCGAAAAATAGTCCTTCTCAACAGCTTTGCTGTTCACGCCGACCTTCAGCGTTTCTCCTATAATCTCGGGGAGAGGTATTACGGAAGAGAACCCGGGCGCCCCCTCCGGCCTGAAACCCTCCTCTCTGTCTGCAAGTTTCTCGACCCTGTGCATCACGCCGATCGTAACCTTCTTCCCGCAGACGGGACAGAGGTAGCGATGTTTCATCGTCTCTTCGGGCGTGAGGCTTACGCCACAGCTCCGGTGACCGTCATAATGATACTTCCCCTCCTCAGGGAAAAATTCTATGGTGCCGAGGAAGCCCTTTCTTGTCCTGAGCGCTTCTCTGATCGCAGGGTACGAGGGCTCTGTGTCGAAGATGCTTGCCTCCCGTCCTATTTTGGCCGGTGAATGGGCGTCGGAATTTGATAGGAGGGTTACCCTGTCGAGTGCGGAAAGCCGCCGGTTCATGGCAGGATCAGAGGACAGCCCCGTCTCAATGGCGAGGATAGAGGGGGTCAAGTCTTCAAAGCACTCCTCGAGGGTGTCGAAGCCGGATGCAGCGCCAAAGACCGAGAAATGAGGGGTCCAGGCATGGGCAGGGATGAGCATCCCATCGGGAGATACATCGCTGACGATTTTCAGGAGCTCTTTCGCGTCGAGCCCGAGAATGGGCCTCCCGTCTGACGTGAGGTTTCCTATCCCCGAGAGGATTCTGTTGATTTTCTGCGCATCACCAAATCCGGGAACGAGAATGATCGAATGTACCTTCCGGGTCCTTCCCCTTTTGCTGTAGACACAGCTGATCTCAGCAGAGAGGAGGAAGAAGACGTCTGCCCTGCATGACTCGGGAACATCACGGGACAAAAACTTCTTCTTTAGCCGGAAGAGACCCTGCCCTGCCGGCTCGACTTTTTCCTGGAGTTCGTCGAGCCATTGGGGATGAGTAAAGTCTCCTGTTCCGATTACCGAGATCCCCTTGAATTGCGCCCATTTCCAGAGGGCTTCGGGGGACATGTCCCTGCTCGTTGCCCTCGAATATCGTGAATGGATATGGAGATCCGCAATAAAGCGCATTCATGACCTCAGAGCCCGGTCTCTTCATCCATGAATCCCATCGTCTCCGGTGATCTTCCATATGAGTTCGAGATTGCAGATAATGACCACCGGTTCCCCAGAACTGTCCTTCATGATCTCCCCCTGAGGGTCTATGGCCAAGAGGAGATCGTTGGTTCGCAATGAAGAACCGTCAAAGCCGCACTCCCCCAGTTTCTTTTTTACGATCTCGAGAAACATCGCAGAGCGCGACTCATCGATGAGCCCTCTGTCGAGGGCCTTTGAGAGATCCACAGGGGTGTATAAGGCGTTACGGTGTTCGGCAACCCACTGATCAGGCCCGTTGTAATAGCCCCGGATGGTAATGTAATTATGGTTTTCCTGGAGGACGGGATTGCCTTCCGGGTCCAGAAGGTCTCTGTGAGATTCGTATTTCCTCATGTCCGTAGACGCCTCCACCTTCGTGCTCCCCGTCATGTAGATCGCGCGCACATAGACCGTCGGAATGCCGAGGCGGTTCAGGGTATGGGCAATGGCAAATTCCTCAAAGGGACTGTTTATTCCGTATTGACGGACCTTGGGATCCCGGGAACCCTCTTCTTCTCCCATGGGCATTTCGCCGACCCTTGACGTTTCCCAGACGAGGTGGATGTTGTCCTTTGTTATGGTATAGAAGACTTCCTTGGATTCGGACAACCTGAGGGAAGGGGTCTTCCTCCACCGCTCAGGGAGGAAATAATCGAAGAGGTGAGGGTTCCTTCCCACCACCCATAGGCGGCCGCCGGTGCTCTCTGCATGTCCGTAAAGATAGGGCACGCCAAGAATCTCCGTATGAGAGAGATGGGCAGGGAGCGGGGCGGGGTCAAAACGATGTCTCAGATCATCGAGGTAGGAATATCTTCGCGAATTCTTCACTTCATCTTCATGCTCAGGGGTCCGCAGGAGCAGTTCGTAATCGATCAAAGAATAGTTACCGTCATGGATCAGCCCGTACACGAGATCGACCTGCTTCTTGTAAGCATGGATATCTTGTCCTCGCCCGATTTCCTCAATCCCTTTCGTGTCTTCCTCGCTCAGGATAATATGCTCGGGCTTCATATCAGCCATAAGGTATCCCTTCCTCTTAAGATCGCCGAGGGCCTTATAATTGATCCTGGTGAGATGACTGACAAGTTCATCATGGTTGATATCGATATGCTCGAATACTTCTCTCAGATTGTGGCCCCTGATCCATTCATAGATGAGCTTGTATTGTTTCAGGATATCAAGATGGATTCCGGGGTGCTTTGCCTTGATACGGTTGATCCTGATTCGTGATCTCCCGCTCTGCCAGACCTGCATGGTCTCAGGAGGCACATAGATTGCCATCGGCAGCTGGGTGTTCACCTTCGCCTCTCTCGGTCTGTAGAGGTTGTCCAGAAGTTCCATGACCAGGGAAAACTCTTCCCAGGGGCTGTTGAACTCTGCATCACAGATTTCCTCCAGGATATGGGTATCGATGGGAACGTCTTCACCCACCCGGCAGTTCTTCACGACCAGATCAAGGCTCCTGCCGTCTATCTCTCTTGTGGGAACCTTGTAGACAGAGCTCGTACCGAGAAGCCGTATCTTGTGAGTATTGAACCAGCTCTTTTCGTACCAGTTCTCTATCTCGAGATGCCTGTGGTTCGCCTCTGCAAAGGGGGTAAGATAGAGGTCTCCGCCGTCACTCGTCTTTGTATGGACGTAGACGACCCCCAAAACATTGACGAGGGTCTTCCTTGCTGTCACCTTTTCCATGAGGTCAGTTTATGAGTAATCCCCTGGCAAGGGGTTATGCAAGACGGTCCTTGAACCTCTTGAGCTCGCTCTTCAGCTCTTCCGGCAGGCGGCTCCCGAAGGTAGCAAAATGGGCCTCGATATCAGGCACCTCTGCTTTCCACTCTATAGAACGAACACTCATTAACTCTTTCAGGTCCTCTGATGCTATGGCGAGTCCCGAAAGGTCGAGATCTCCTTTCCGGGGCAGCAAGCCGATGGGTGACTCTTGTGCACCGACCCTGCCGTCAACGCGTTCGCACATCCATTTGAGTACCCTGCTGTTGTCGCTGAAGCCCGGCCACAAAAACTTCCCGTCCTGATTTTTCCTGAACCAGTTCACGTAGAATACCCTCGGCGCCTTGGTGCCAAGCCTCTCGCCCATGGTGAGCCAGTGCCGGAAGTAGTCACCCATGTTGTAGCCGCAGAAGGGCTTCATGGCAAAGGGGTCCCTCCTCAGGTTGCCGACGGCGCCGATGTTGGCAGAGGTCGTCTCCGAGGCAGCCGTTGCACCGAGGAAAACTCCATGCTCCCAGGAGAAGGCCTCATAGACAAGGGGCACAACACTGCCGCGCCTTCCGCCGAAGATAAAGATGTCGATGGGAACGCCCTCAGGGCTTTCCCAGTCTTTGCAGATGACGGGACACTGCGACGCGGGCGCAGTGAAGCGGGCGTTCGGATGGGCAGCGTCCGCGTTGCTTTCAGGAGTCCATTCGCGGCCCTTCCAGTCGACGAGGTGTGATGGGATTTCATCGGTCATGCCCTCCCACCAGACGTCTCCATCATCGGTCAGGGCACAGTTCGTGAAGATCACATTTTCCCTGAGGGTATCCATGGCCATAGGATTCGTGTCGTAGGACGTGCCGGGGGCCACTCCGAAGAAGCCGCGCTCAGGATTGATGGCATGGAGGCGTCCGTCTGCGCCGATCTTCATCCATGCGATATCGTCACCGATGAATTCGCATTTCCAGCCCTTAATCGAAGGCTGCATCATGGCGAGGTTGGTCTTGCCGCATGCGGAAGGGAAGGCAGCGGCGATGTGATACTGTTTCCCTTCAGGGTTCGTCAGACGGAGTATGAGCATATGCTCTGCCATCCATCCTTCCCGCCTGGCCATGGCAGAGGCGATACGGAGGGCCAGGCACTTCTTGCCAAGGAGGGCATTCCCGCCGTAACCTGAGCCGTATGACCAGATGAGGTTTTCCTCGGGGAAATGGCTGATGTATTTCTCTTCTATCGGTGCGCAGGGCCATTGCACGTCCTTCTGTCCAGGCGCCAAAGGAGCTCCGATCGAATGGAGGCAGGGGATAAAATCCTCACCTCCGTCGAGGAGTTCCATGACCCGGGAACCGACGCGGGTCATGATATGCATGTTGCAGACCACATAGGGACTATCAGAGATCTCGACCCCGATCTTTGAGATGGGAGAACCGATGGGCCCCATGGAAAAAGGGATGACATACATGGTACGGCCTCTCATGCAACCCTTGTAGTGACCCTTCATGGTCTCTTTCAGTTCTGCGGGATCGATCCAGTTGTTTGTCGGGCCCGCTTCATCCTTCGATGATGTAGAGATGAAGGTGCGGTCCTCGACACGGGCCACGTCGCTCGGATCAGAGCGGAAGAGATAGCTGTTGGGCCGCTTCCTGAGCGTGATGGCACTGCCCATGGCCTTCAACTTCTCCATCATGAGGTTATACTCTTCCCTGGTACCGTCGCAGACATAGATATTGTCAGACCGGCACATATCCGCCACCTCTTTGATCCAGGCACTGAGCTTCTTATTCTTTACCGTGATACTCATTCACACTTCCTCCAGAACAAGATATTGCTATCATGACGGGTGCGCTTCGGGAAAAAGAAAAAATCTTGAGACAAGACAAGAGGCCAACCACCTTTCTTATTATACGTAGCCGGCCCGCAAAAAATCCATATCAGCACTGCCCGACGTCCTGAACTTTGCAGGGCGAGAAAAAGTCCTTTTCAGTAAGCACCATCGCCCAAAAGGCGCCTCTGCGACCATCTTCTGGCGCAGCAAGTCTTCTTAAGAGAGACCCATGGCTTCACGGACAAGGCTCATCGTCTCCTCCGTGGCCTTCCTCGCCTTTTCGGTTCCCTTTCTGACGATCTCGGTCACTGTATCGGGATTCTTGATGAGTTCCTCTCTCCGCTTCCATATCGGCTCCATGATACGGGATACATTCTTTATGAGGATCTTCTTGCAGTCGATGCAGCCGATGCCCGCTGTCCTGCATCCCTGGGCGACGTATTCCTGTTCCTCCTTTGAAGAGAAGATCTTATGGAGCTGATAGACAGGAGAAAGTTCAGGGTCTCCAATGTCCGTCCTTCTCTTGCGGGCAGGGTCCGTCATCATGGTCCTCAGTTTCTGCTCAACCACGTCAGGGGTATCAGAGAGATAGATTGCATTATCATAGCTCTTGGACATCTTCCTCCCGTCAACACCGGGAACCTTGGGGAACTCCGTCAGCAGGGCTTCAGGTTCGGGGAAGACCTCCCGATAAAGGTTGTTAAACCTCCGTGCGATCTCCCGGGATATCTCAAGATGAGGGACCTGGTCGACTCCGACGGGAACGTACTTTGCCCGATAGATGATAATATCAGCTGTCTGGAGGAGGGGATACCCGAGAAAGCCATAGGTAGAAAGGTCGCGCTCCTTAAGCTCCTGGATCTTTTCCTTATAAGTCGGCACACGCTCAAGCCATCCCAACGGGGTGATCATAGAAAGGAGAAGGTGCAGTTCCGCATGCTCGGAGAGTTTCGACTGGATGAATATGGTGCATTTCTCGGGGTCCAGTCCTGCGGCAAGAAAATTCAGAAGGAGGTCCCGGGTCGATTCCCGTATCCCCTGAGGATGGGCATACCCCGTGGTAAGGGCATGCCAGTCTGCAACAAAATAGTAACAATCATACTGTTCCTGGAGCCTGACCCAGTTCTGGAGTGCTCCGACGAGATTCCCGAGGTGGAGCTTTCCGCTCGCCTGCATTCCGCTCAGCACCCGGTCCTTCACAACAGGCCCCCAAAGGGTATGAGGAATATGTTAAGGATAACCTGGATAAGCAGCCGGAGCGGTACAATAATGTACTGAGCGATTCCGGTTATCCAGAGAAGAATCACGATCACGATTCCGTAAGGTTCAAGCCTGCTGAACTGATAGGCCTGCCGGGCAGGGAGAAGGCTTACCGCGATCCTTCCGCCGTCAAGGGGGGGAATGGGAATGAGATTAAAGGCTGCGATGAAGATATTGAAGACTATGCTGTACTGCAGCATCCTCTGAAGGGGATTGATAACTCTTTCGACAAGCTCAGGCGCCGACTGGGGAGAAAGCTTAAAGATCAATGCAAGCAGCAGTATGCTGACGAAGGCTATGAAGACATTTGTGGCAGGACCGGCTGCAGAGACAAGAGCGGAATCCCTCCTCGGATGCCCGAGGTTGTTAAAGTTTACCGGCACGGGTTTAGCCGAACCGAACATAAATGTCCCGTTTGAGAGGATAAAGAGCATGACCGGAATGATGACGGTGCCGAAGAGATCTATATGGGCTAAGGGGTTAAGCGTGAGCCGGCCCAGCATCTTTGCCGTAGGATCACCTAACTTATACGCGGCGAAACCGTGGGCAACCTCATGAAAGGTTATTGCCACCAAAATCGGCAAGGCGGCCAGGAGCAGATGGCTTATCAAGCTCGTAAGATCCAAAGGAGTTCTCCTTTAAGGGCTATTATTATGTCAGATTGAACGAGAAAAGGTAAAGTGAATGCGGCCTTGGGTAGGGGTGTTTCAAATTTGACGATTATCGTATATAATTATCGCAAGCCATGTCTGTTCTCATCGTAATACCTGCCCGCTACGACTCAACCCGATTCCCGGGAAAACCTCTTGCCCCCCTGAAAGGAAAACCCCTTATTCAGCATGTCTACGAAAACTCACTGGGGGCGGTCCTTGCCGGCGAGGTGGTCGTTGCTACAGACAGTGAAACCATTTTCGAAAGGGTACTCTCCTTTGGCGGGAAGAGTGTCATGACATCCTCTGACCATACGTCCGGGACAGACAGGGTCGCAGAAGTCGCACGATCGATGGACTATGATATAATTGTGAATGTTCAGGGCGACGAACCTCTCATACGGCCCCAGATGATCGATGATGTGATCAGCCTCCTTTCCGACAGCCGTGCCGACATCGGAACACTTGTAAAGAGCATAGAAGAACCCGAAGAGATCATGGATCCCAATGTTGTGAAAGCGGTCTTCGGCGAGAACGGTTTTGCACTGTACTTCTCCAGGGCGCCGATCCCTTATCACAGAGATAGCGGGGCAAGACATGAGCTGATGCCGGGACAGGGATTCATGGAGGCGGGGAGCAGCCGTATGAACGTCCGCCCTTCCCAAAACCCCCTGCCCGCCCGGTCACGGTTTTACAAGCATATCGGCATTTACAGCTACAAGAGAGAGGCGCTCCTCAGACTCACGGAGATGAAACCGACAGCCCTCGAGAAGATAGAAAAACTGGAACAGCTCCGTGCGCTCGAACATGGCTTCGCGATAAAGGTGAAAGAGACAGCGTTCGAAATAATCGGGGTCGACACCCCGCAGGACCTAGAAAGGGCGGAAACATGGCTAAGTTTATCTTCATAACCGGTGGAGTTGTATCGTCCCTTGGAAAAGGTATCGCTGCTTCTGCAATGGGGGCCCTCCTCGAGACCAGAGGGCTCAGGGTCACGATCCAGAAACTCGACCCCTATATCAACGTTGACCCCGGAACATTAAGTCCCTTCCAGCATGGCGAGGTGTTCGTGACGGACGACGGTGCAGAGACCGATCTTGATCTCGGTCATTATGAACGGTTCACGCATATGAGGACCTCCCAGGCGAACAATTATACGACGGGAAAGATCTATTACAATGTCATTACTAAAGAGCGGCGCGGCGACTATCTCGGCGACACCGTTCAGGTGGTGCCTCACATTACCGACGAGATTAAACGGTCAATAAAGTCGGTCAGCAATAATAACGATGTAGTGATCGTCGAGATCGGCGGCACGATCGGTGATATCGAGAGTCTGCCTTTCCTCGAAGCGATACGTCAGATGCGGTACGACGTCGGCAGGGAGAATGTCCTCTATATTCATCTCACCCTCGTCCCATACATAAAATCGGCAGGAGAGCTCAAGACAAAACCGACCCAGCACAGCGTTAAGGAATTGCGGGCCATCGGTATCCAGCCCGATATCCTCCTCTGCAGGACTGACCTTCCTCTCCCGCCTGAAGCGAAGCGAAAGATAGCTCTCCACTGTAACCTCGATGTCGACGCAGTTATCGCCGCGCGGGACGTCGAGACGATCTACGAGGTTCCTCTGGCATTTAACGAAGAGGGCCTCGATCAGCTCCTCGTCAGGAAGCTGAACCTGGCCTGCCGGGAGACCAACCTTACCCCGTGGAGAGACATCGTAAGAAAGATCAAGGAACCGAAGGAAGAGGTGACCATCGCCATCGTCGGAAAATACGTGGGGCTCAAGGACTCTTACAAGAGCCTCACCGAGGCCCTCATCCACGGCGGGATAGCCAACGACGCAAGGGTCGACCTCCAGTGGGTCGATTCTGAAGAGATCGAAGTGCACGGCCCGGAGAAATTCCTCTCTGAAGTTGATGGGATACTCGTGCCAGGCGGTTTTGGGTACCGGGGCATTGAGGGAAAGATCGACGCAGTGCGTTACGCAAGGGAAAAGAAGATACCCTATTTCGGCATATGTCTCGGCATGCAGTGTGCCGTCATAGAGTTCG
This region includes:
- a CDS encoding DUF2784 domain-containing protein; this encodes MGYKLLADTVLFVHLLWILFLIFGVFWGMKNKKVKRIHITGLTFALIIQAFNWYCPLTYLETWLRSKHDPTLSYTGSFISHYAEKIVYIELPPSLIFGMTTLLAGITSWLYVRRKRQI
- a CDS encoding endonuclease Q family protein; protein product: MRFIADLHIHSRYSRATSRDMSPEALWKWAQFKGISVIGTGDFTHPQWLDELQEKVEPAGQGLFRLKKKFLSRDVPESCRADVFFLLSAEISCVYSKRGRTRKVHSIILVPGFGDAQKINRILSGIGNLTSDGRPILGLDAKELLKIVSDVSPDGMLIPAHAWTPHFSVFGAASGFDTLEECFEDLTPSILAIETGLSSDPAMNRRLSALDRVTLLSNSDAHSPAKIGREASIFDTEPSYPAIREALRTRKGFLGTIEFFPEEGKYHYDGHRSCGVSLTPEETMKHRYLCPVCGKKVTIGVMHRVEKLADREEGFRPEGAPGFSSVIPLPEIIGETLKVGVNSKAVEKDYFSLLERLGNEFRILLECSVREIEKAGSSRIAEAISRMRSGDVHIAPGFDGEFGKVRIFEDVKKKKGKRQRPLS
- a CDS encoding phosphoenolpyruvate carboxykinase (GTP); translation: MSITVKNKKLSAWIKEVADMCRSDNIYVCDGTREEYNLMMEKLKAMGSAITLRKRPNSYLFRSDPSDVARVEDRTFISTSSKDEAGPTNNWIDPAELKETMKGHYKGCMRGRTMYVIPFSMGPIGSPISKIGVEISDSPYVVCNMHIMTRVGSRVMELLDGGEDFIPCLHSIGAPLAPGQKDVQWPCAPIEEKYISHFPEENLIWSYGSGYGGNALLGKKCLALRIASAMARREGWMAEHMLILRLTNPEGKQYHIAAAFPSACGKTNLAMMQPSIKGWKCEFIGDDIAWMKIGADGRLHAINPERGFFGVAPGTSYDTNPMAMDTLRENVIFTNCALTDDGDVWWEGMTDEIPSHLVDWKGREWTPESNADAAHPNARFTAPASQCPVICKDWESPEGVPIDIFIFGGRRGSVVPLVYEAFSWEHGVFLGATAASETTSANIGAVGNLRRDPFAMKPFCGYNMGDYFRHWLTMGERLGTKAPRVFYVNWFRKNQDGKFLWPGFSDNSRVLKWMCERVDGRVGAQESPIGLLPRKGDLDLSGLAIASEDLKELMSVRSIEWKAEVPDIEAHFATFGSRLPEELKSELKRFKDRLA
- the trpS gene encoding tryptophan--tRNA ligase, which codes for MKDRVLSGMQASGKLHLGNLVGALQNWVRLQEQYDCYYFVADWHALTTGYAHPQGIRESTRDLLLNFLAAGLDPEKCTIFIQSKLSEHAELHLLLSMITPLGWLERVPTYKEKIQELKERDLSTYGFLGYPLLQTADIIIYRAKYVPVGVDQVPHLEISREIARRFNNLYREVFPEPEALLTEFPKVPGVDGRKMSKSYDNAIYLSDTPDVVEQKLRTMMTDPARKRRTDIGDPELSPVYQLHKIFSSKEEQEYVAQGCRTAGIGCIDCKKILIKNVSRIMEPIWKRREELIKNPDTVTEIVRKGTEKARKATEETMSLVREAMGLS
- a CDS encoding site-2 protease family protein, whose protein sequence is MDLTSLISHLLLAALPILVAITFHEVAHGFAAYKLGDPTAKMLGRLTLNPLAHIDLFGTVIIPVMLFILSNGTFMFGSAKPVPVNFNNLGHPRRDSALVSAAGPATNVFIAFVSILLLALIFKLSPQSAPELVERVINPLQRMLQYSIVFNIFIAAFNLIPIPPLDGGRIAVSLLPARQAYQFSRLEPYGIVIVILLWITGIAQYIIVPLRLLIQVILNIFLIPFGGLL
- the kdsB gene encoding 3-deoxy-manno-octulosonate cytidylyltransferase, with protein sequence MSVLIVIPARYDSTRFPGKPLAPLKGKPLIQHVYENSLGAVLAGEVVVATDSETIFERVLSFGGKSVMTSSDHTSGTDRVAEVARSMDYDIIVNVQGDEPLIRPQMIDDVISLLSDSRADIGTLVKSIEEPEEIMDPNVVKAVFGENGFALYFSRAPIPYHRDSGARHELMPGQGFMEAGSSRMNVRPSQNPLPARSRFYKHIGIYSYKREALLRLTEMKPTALEKIEKLEQLRALEHGFAIKVKETAFEIIGVDTPQDLERAETWLSLSS
- a CDS encoding CTP synthase; translated protein: MAKFIFITGGVVSSLGKGIAASAMGALLETRGLRVTIQKLDPYINVDPGTLSPFQHGEVFVTDDGAETDLDLGHYERFTHMRTSQANNYTTGKIYYNVITKERRGDYLGDTVQVVPHITDEIKRSIKSVSNNNDVVIVEIGGTIGDIESLPFLEAIRQMRYDVGRENVLYIHLTLVPYIKSAGELKTKPTQHSVKELRAIGIQPDILLCRTDLPLPPEAKRKIALHCNLDVDAVIAARDVETIYEVPLAFNEEGLDQLLVRKLNLACRETNLTPWRDIVRKIKEPKEEVTIAIVGKYVGLKDSYKSLTEALIHGGIANDARVDLQWVDSEEIEVHGPEKFLSEVDGILVPGGFGYRGIEGKIDAVRYAREKKIPYFGICLGMQCAVIEFARNVCGLSANSSEFDLNAKDPVIYLMEKWYDFRKGTTEERSQSSEKGGTMRLGAYPCIIQPDTQAFRAYQTKEISERHRHRYEFNNAYKGILTRLGMKISGTSPDGELVEITEIENHPWFLGCQFHPEFKSRPTEPHPLFKAFIGAAIKEKRALFPEVTEEKT